Genomic segment of Candidatus Binatia bacterium:
GTTAGTTTTCTCGTGACCTTCCCGCTCGGCTACACCATCCTCGGGCCACGGGCGGGGCGGGTCGCGTCGATCACGGTGCCGTGCGCGCTGGCAGTCGTGGCGCTGTTCTTCGTGATCGCCTTCGAGCCGCGGTTGATTCGTGCGGTCGCCGGCTGGATACCGGGCGGGCGCTTTGCCCGCATTGCCGACCTGGCACAACGCCTGGCAGCCGCCGCTTCGGCATACGCGCATCACACCGCGATCCTTGCGGTCGCGCTCGGGCTGAGTTTTCTCGTGCATTTCCTGACCGCGGCGATGTACTTCTGTACGGCGCTGGCAGTCGGGGCCGAGCACGCGCATTTCTGGGAGGTCACGTTCGCTTCGACCATCCAGATCTTCGCCACGGTCATGAGTCCGTTCACGATCGCCGGCGAGGGTGTTCGCGAGATAGTCCAGGCTCTGTTGCTTGCGCACCGCATCGGCGTGTCGCAATCGATAATCTCGGCAGCCCTGGGCTTCTGGGCGGCGGAGGCGCTGACGCTGAGCGGGGGCGTCTTCTACCTCTTGCGGCGCGCCGACTACCGTCCCCCGGTTCAACTCGACGGCGGCAACTCGCTTGCTGCGCGGTAAGGACGATCGACATGACTTCTGTTCCGTCGCACGACTTACGCAACCTCGCCCGCTTTCGGCACGCGATGCGCCGCTTCCTCCGCGCCAGCGAAGAGGCGGCGCGAGCCGCCGGTCTGACCCCGCAGAACCACCAGCTCCTCCTCGGCGTCGCCGGGTTCAACGGCACCGGCTCCGCCACCATCGGCGAGCTTGCCGAGTTTCTGCAGGTGCGGCACCACAGTGCCGTGGGCCTCGTGGACCGCGCCGAAGCGCTCGGCTACGTGCGGCGCCGTCCGGGGACCGACGATCGCCGCGAGGTG
This window contains:
- a CDS encoding flippase-like domain-containing protein, with protein sequence MHSLSGPASAAGADAAAAGGGRRRLPGVVRFLIKAGLTAGAFYLLLTHTVRTESGETVTAVRAIIDYLPRIDPHVFWRFTLLAMLVKTAGILASMLRWHLLLIGQGIRFRFGHIVTTFLIGRFLGTFLPSTLGLDGYKLYDAARFSGRIVPATAATLIEKCLGIVGIFVSFLVTFPLGYTILGPRAGRVASITVPCALAVVALFFVIAFEPRLIRAVAGWIPGGRFARIADLAQRLAAAASAYAHHTAILAVALGLSFLVHFLTAAMYFCTALAVGAEHAHFWEVTFASTIQIFATVMSPFTIAGEGVREIVQALLLAHRIGVSQSIISAALGFWAAEALTLSGGVFYLLRRADYRPPVQLDGGNSLAAR
- a CDS encoding MarR family transcriptional regulator; amino-acid sequence: MTSVPSHDLRNLARFRHAMRRFLRASEEAARAAGLTPQNHQLLLGVAGFNGTGSATIGELAEFLQVRHHSAVGLVDRAEALGYVRRRPGTDDRREVRVFLTADGMRRLRVLADQHRRELAGMRRGFNLAALEDQGSRPSRGTARQRKRPPRD